A portion of the Hydractinia symbiolongicarpus strain clone_291-10 chromosome 10, HSymV2.1, whole genome shotgun sequence genome contains these proteins:
- the LOC130613138 gene encoding spectrin alpha chain, non-erythrocytic 1-like isoform X2: MEQVQNDTPKTEIKLLETVEDIENRRDQVLRRYAEFKLATQQRRKRLEDARKLFQFKRDADEVELWINEKLLVASDESYKDPVNLQVKIQKHATFEAEVQAHAFMMESIEHNGNEMINEEHYAADFVKQRIEELKVLWALLLQKSKEKSVMLVFIQKRVNYYLVVDELLLWINEKQVICSADDPIQDINHVEVLLKKFDDFQKDLIANEARITEANEIASKLEGEEHPDVDEIKQKRDGLNEAWEALKLHAEKRRKKLDESFEVHNFYRETSETVSWISEKETALATDDVGKDLSSVATLQRKHETLERDLAALADKVKLLNSEAAELKEKYPEEEEPITAKEVELQQHWNDLQEKAKVREKNLDDSHNLQKFLADERNYLAFIDEMMMLMSNDDKGKDVATTEALLERHAEHRGYIDAAEEGFDKAVELGNSMVAQNHYGKDEVAEKNEHLQNEWAKMNDLWGKKKADYDQCMQLQVFNRDIEQMEAVMVQQENFLYQEPNADSVDGADNLSKKQEDFENIFQAQEEKVKAINAYADKLVAAGHYAIPEVREKQEKLLKKRQQLAEQANERRTKLGDSAQYYQFERETDETKSWLNEKIKIACDESYEDPVNLQGKLQKHQAFVSELNANDNRINNLKEKGKELIDADHYAKSDINNQLDEIDELWTELKTKADEKGEKLTEANQEQQFNRGVEDLDMWLSETENQLHSADLGKDMMSVKNLQKKHSLLEADIVAHQDRVRMVKENADQFAENNHFHAEPITAKAEALVNRFEALKEPVNKRKKELEDARKYHQFLHDVEDEESWIREKEPIASSLHTGRDLIGAQNLFKKHQALMSEVSNHDPHIKNVCKSGEGMISEDHFAKDDIKEKIDDLQAQWKELLAKGHLRKTDLDDALQTHQYLADAQDSEAWMSEKEPLVTNVDYGKDEDTAQAMLTKHEALMADIEAYNTVIQGLREQSLECKPLLSGDISDKEVVEVIQDYEEKNPREISVHQGQILTLLNSSNREWWKVESDDRQGFVPASCVKKVDAKKASQDLLSNIPEQETISDRQAQIDSKYADLIGKAQERHAKLEESMKKNAMLREAKEIEAWIQDSEAVVTCQEVGEDMDGVEMLQKEYDEYKKDMISQEARIRELQALCEQLKEEKSSEYEKVQEILTRVTHRWEEMNEAAQKRKEALENAAEIQKFHRDAEDTKVWIDEKDAALSSTDYGRDLATVQALQRKHEAIERDLVALEEKVNSLNSEAGQLIEHHPGSADTIQQKLSELTEAWGQLKGKASERKSKLNESYVFQKFLSSYRDQMSWVQSINALLTSDELATDVAGAEALLDRHQEHRLEIDSRDAIFNNFNEFGQQLIQEEHCNAPEIQEKLNEVQTARDDLQKSWDSRKKILDDNMDEMLFNRDAELAEFWMDAREAVLQSEDSESTDVLMKKQKDFEKAIAIQEAKIQALEQTAEKLIGQDHYDSNVIAERIKAVMERWALLKAALVERRSKLGESQSLQSVSRDADDVEAWISEKLQTAKDESYKDPSNIQGKVQKHQAFEAEIAANEDRVLGTINVGRGLIDQNKCQGSENFLKERLDSIEENWKLLLQCCSIKTQKLQEASEQQTFSSGVQDVEFWLGEMEKTLSSEDYGKDLPSAQSLLKKHQLVEVEIATHEDRIGSLQAQCKHFIEIKHFDAVRIQETTEIIVTRFENVKILRTTRRDKLESSLALHQFLRDVDDEESWIREKKLLALSQDYGKDLTGVQNLRKKLQRLVTELKSREARIQTVLQNGDLFAEKNPNKEGEIKSRCEQLTENWKELNNLTSDREKKLGESEEYQQLIANIHEEESWIAEKLVLVSNDDYGDNLAAVQGLLKKHKAFENDFTVHKQRVSDIEKQGEELIAKENFRGDMIKEILHELNEKLSGLQKQAEIRHHKLQDNSAFLQFNWKADVVESWIGGKESYVKGDQGTKDISAAQTLLTKQDTFDAGLRAFENEGIARVTALKDELVKAEHEQSQAIIQKHDNLMSRWQQLLKDAKERRDRLIEQQRHHQMVEDLFLMFAKKASEFNSWFENAEEDLTDPVRCNSVDQIKALLDAHSAFRKSLDHPKATISQLADLDQQIKAYNIEVNPYTWFDMNVLEETWKNLQDIIKDRENELEKEARRQDYNDELRQTFAEKANSFYRFVTDTRMSMVDVTGVLEDQLVTLKETSKVITSKREDLADIEDVGAQLEEALILDNKYTEHSTVGLAQQWDQLDQLNMRMQKNLEHQINAKNMTGVADETLKEFNLMFKHFDKDKTGFLDHIEFKSCLRSLGYDLPVVEEGEEDPEFEAILATVDPNGDGVVSLNEYMAFMISRETENVRSASEVEEAFRAITDGGKMPYVTEEELYQALTKEQAEYCMERMETYVDKDGRELLGYFKYKTFVDNLFVA; the protein is encoded by the exons ATGGAACAAGTCCAAAATGATACTCCTAAAACGGAGATTAAACTTTTAGAAACTGTTGAAGATATAGAAAATAGAAGAGATCAAGTATTGCGACGCTATGCTGAGTTTAAACTTGCTACCCAACAGAGAAGAAAGCGGTTAGAAGATGCAAGGAAATTGTTTCAGTTCAAGAGAGATGCAGATGAAGTTGAACTATGGATTAATGAAAAGCTCTTGGTAGCATCTGATGAATCTTACAAGGACCCTGTTAATTTACAG GTAAAAATCCAGAAGCATGCAACATTTGAGGCAGAGGTTCAAGCTCATGCGTTTATGATGGAATCTATTGAACATAATGGTAATGAGATGATCAATGAAGAACATTATGCTGCTGATTTTGTGAAG CAACGTATTGAGGAATTGAAAGTTTTGTGGGCATTGCTTTTGCAAAAgtcaaaagaaaaaagtgtcATGCTGGTTTTTATCCAAAAAAGGGTCAACTATTATTTAGTTGTTGATGAACTATTGTTGTGGATAAATGAGAAG CAAGTGATATGCTCTGCTGATGACCCAATACAGGATATCAATCATGTTGAAGTCTTGCTAAAAAAGTTTGACGACTTTCAGAAG gACCTAATTGCAAATGAGGCTAGAATTACCGAAGCAAATGAAATTGCATCAAAATTGGAAGGTGAAGAGCATCCAGATGTTGATGAAATTAAACAAAAGCGTGAT gGTCTAAATGAAGCCTGGGAAGCATTAAAATTACATGCAGAAAAACGAAGAAAGAAACTAGACGAGTCGTTTGAAGTGCACAACTTCTATAG GGAAACCAGTGAGACTGTGAGCTGGATTAGTGAAAAAGAAACTGCATTAGCTACTGATGATGTTGGGAAGGATTTGTCCAGCGTAGCAACTTTGCAAAGAAAGCATGAAACTTTGGAGAGAGACTTGGCTGCCCTTGCTGATAAG gtTAAGCTGCTTAACTCAGAGGCTGCTGAGCTAAAGGAGAAATATCCAGAGGAGGAAGAACCAATTACTGCCAAGGAAGTTGAGCTTCAGCAACACTGGAATGATTTGCAGGAGAAG GCAAAAGTTCGTGAAAAGAACCTTGACGATTCTCATAATTTGCAAAAGTTCTTGGCAGATGAAAG AAATTATTTGGCCTTTATTGATGAAATGATGATGCTGATGTCAAATGATGACAAAGGAAAAGATGTTGCCACTACTGAAGCACTATTAGAAAGGCATGCTGAACATAGA GGTTATATTGATGCTGCTGAAGAAGGCTTTGATAAGGCTGTGGAATTAGGAAATTCAATGGTTGCACAAAACCATTATGGTAAAGATGAAGTTGCTGAGAAAAATGAACACTTGCAGAATGAATGGGCAAAGATGAATGACTTGTGGGGAAAGAAAAAAGCAGACTATGATCAATGCATGCAATTGCAAGTTTTTAATAGAGATATTGAGCAAATGGAAGCTGTTATGGTCCAGCAAGAG AACTTTCTCTACCAAGAACCAAATGCAGATTCTGTTGATGGTGCTGATAATTTGAGCAAAAAGCAGGaggattttgaaaatattttccaagCTCAGGAGGAAAAAGTCAAG GCTATTAACGCATATGCTGACAAACTTGTTGCTGCTGGCCATTATGCTATACCAGAAGTTAGAGAGAAACAGGAGaag TTGCTCAAAAAACGACAACAATTAGCTGAGCAGGCAAATGAACGACGAACAAAACTTGGAGATTCTGCACAGTATTATCAATTTGAAAGAGAGACAGATGAAACCAAATCTTggcttaatgaaaaaataaagatagcttGTGACGAATCGTACGAg GATCCAGTTAACTTGCAAGGAAAATTGCAGAAGCATCAAGCATTTGTTTCTGAATTAAATGCAAATGACAATCGAATTAATAACCTGAAAGAAAAGGGAAAAGAGTTAATCGATGCTGATCACTATGCTAAAAGTGACATAAATAACCAGTTGGATGAAATTGATGAACTTTGGActgaattaaaaacaaaagcggATGAAaagg GTGAAAAGTTAACAGAAGCTAATCAAGAACAACAGTTCAATAGAGGCGTGGAAGATTTAGATATGTGGTTATCTGAGACGGAGAACCAACTTCATTCTGCTGATCTTGGAAAG GATATGATGAGCGTAAAGAACCTTCAGAAGAAACATTCTCTTCTTGAGGCTGACATTGTTGCACATCAG GATCGTGTTCGAATGGTAAAAGAAAATGCTGACCAATTTGCAGAAAACAACCATTTTCATGCTGAACCTATTACAGCGAAAGCAGAAGCACTCGTTAACAGATTTGAAGCATTGAAGGAGCCAGTGAACAAGAGAAAGAAAGAACTTGAAGATGCAAGAAAGTATCATCAGTTTTTACATGATGTTGAAGATGAAGAGAGTTGGATTCGGGAGAAAGAACCAATTGCTTCATCTCTTCACACAG GACGTGATTTAATTGGTGCACAAAACTTGTTTAAGAAACATCAAGCCCTGATG AGTGAAGTATCAAATCATGATCCACAcattaaaaatgtttgcaaaagTGGTGAGGGAATGATCAGTGAAG ATCATTTTGCGAAAGATgatatcaaagaaaaaattgatGATTTGCAAGCTCAATGGAAGGAACTGTTG GCAAAAGGGCACCTACGCAAAACAGACTTAGATGATGCATTGCAAACGCATCAATACCTTGCTGATGCCCAAGATTCCGAAGCATGGATGAGTGAGAAGGAACCTCTTGTCACAAATGTGGACTATGGAAAGGATGAAGACACAGCTCAG gCCATGTTAACAAAACATGAAGCTTTAATGGCAGACATTGAGGCTTATAATACGGTTATTCAAGGGTTACGAGAACAAAGTCTAGAATGCAAG CCACTACTGTCTGGGGACATAAGTGATAAAGAAGTTGTAGAAGTAATACAAGATTATGAAGAGAAAAATCCAAGAGAAATCTCTGTGCATCAAGGCCAAATATTGACACTGCTGAATAGTAGCAATCGAGAATGGTGGAAAGTTGAAAGTGATGATCGACAGGGATTTGTGCCAGCATCATGCGTGAAGAAAGTCGATGCTAAGAAAGCATCACAAGATCTTCTCTCTAATATTCCTGAGCAAGAAACTATTAGTGATCGACAAGCACAAATTGATAGCAA ATATGCAGATTTAATTGGTAAAGCTCAAGAAAGACACGCCAAGTTAGAAGAATCTATGAAAAAGAATGCAATGTTGCGAGAGGCAAAAGAAATTGAAGCATGGATACAAGATTCA GAAGCTGTAGTAACCTGTCAGGAAGTTGGTGAAGATATGGATGGTGTCGAAATGTTGCAAAAGGAATATGATGAGTACAAAAAG GACATGATTTCACAAGAAGCACGCATACGAGAATTGCAAGCCTTGTGTGAACAACTGAAAGAGGAAAAATCATCAGAGTATGAAAAAGTACAAGAAATTCTGACA AGAGTAACTCATCGTTGGGAAGAAATGAATGAAGCCGCACAAAAGAGAAAAGAAGCTTTGGAGAACGCTGctgaaattcaaaaatttcatAG AGATGCTGAAGACACCAAAGTTTGGATTGATGAAAAAGATGCAGCTTTATCATCGACTGATTATGGTCGGGATTTAGCTACTGTTCAGGCTCTTCAAAGAAAGCATGAAGCTATTGAACGAGATTTAGTAGCCTTAgaagaaaag gtcaaTTCACTAAATTCAGAGGCTGGTCAACTCATAGAACATCACCCAGGATCTGCTGATACAATCCAACAAAAGCTAAGCGAGTTAACTGAAGCTTGGGGACAATTGAAAGGTAAAGCATCGGAAAGGAAGAGCAAGCTAAATGAATCATATGTTTTCCAGAAATTCCTAAGCAGTTACAG AGACCAAATGTCTTGGGTACAAAGTATCAATGCTTTACTAACATCTGATGAGCTTGCCACTGATGTCGCTGGTGCAGAAGCCTTGTTAGATAGACACCAA GAACACAGATTGGAAATTGATTCTCGTGATGCAATATTCAACAATTTCAACGAATTTGGTCAACAGTTAATTCAGGAGGAACATTGCAATGCTCCAGAAATTCAGGAAAAGTTAAATGAAGTTCAAACAGCTAGAGATGACTTACAAAA GTCTTGGGATTCCCGTAAGAAGATTTTAGATGACAATATGGATGAAATGCTGTTCAACCGTGATGCTGAGCTTGCAGAATTTTGGATGGATGCTCGAGAAGCTGTTCTACAAAGCGAGGATAGTGAATCAACTGACGTTttgatgaaaaaacaaaaagactTTGAAAAGGCCATTGCAATTCAG gagGCAAAAATTCAAGCCCTGGAGCAAACAGCTGAAAAATTAATTGGACAAGACCATTATGATTCTAATGTCATTGCGGAAAGAATAAAAGCTGTTATGGAGAG ATGGGCATTGTTAAAAGCTGCTCTTGTTGAACGACGTTCAAAACTTGGTGAATCACAATCACTCCAGTCTGTTAGCAGAGATGCAGATGACGTGGAGGCTTGGATAAGTGAAAAGTTGCAAACTGCTAAAGATGAGTCATATAAGGATCCATCTAATATTCAG GGTAAAGTGCAAAAGCATCAAGCATTTGAAGCTGAAATTGCAGCGAATGAAGACAGAGTTCTGGGAACCATAAATGTTGGCAGAG GGTTGATAGATCAAAATAAATGTCAAGGTAGTGAGAATTTCTTAAAGGAAAGACTGGACAGTATTGAAGAAAACTGGAAATTGTTATTGCAATGTTGTTCCATTAAAACACAAAAGCTTCAAGAAGCTAGTGAACAGCAGACCTTCTCGAGTGGAGTTCAAGATGTTGAGTTCTGGTTAGGCGAG ATGGAGAAAACATTATCTTCTGAAGACTATGGTAAGGACCTACCAAGTGCGCAAAGTTTACTAAAGAAACATCAGTTGGTCGAAGTAGAAATAGCTACACATGAGGATCGAATTGGTTCGTTGCAAGCTCAATGTAAACACTTTATCGAGATTAAACATTTTGATGCTGTTCGAATTCAAGAAACAACAGAAATCATTGTCACCAGATTTGAaaa tgtcaAAATTTTAAGGACTACGAGAAGAGACAAGCTCGAATCATCGTTAGCTCTTCATCAGTTCTTAAGAGATGTGGACGATGAAGAGTCTTGGATAAG gGAGAAGAAGTTGCTTGCTTTATCTCAAGATTATGGGAAGGATTTAACTGGAGTTCAAAACCTTCGCAAAAAACTTCAAAGATTAGTGACTGAGTTAAAAAGTCGAGAGGCTCGCATTCAAACGGTTTTGCAGAATGGTGATttatttgctgaaaaaaatCCTAACAAGGAAGGAGAAATCAAATCACGATGTGAACAATTAACAGAGAACTGGAAGGAACTGAACAATCTCACTTCTGACAG GGAAAAGAAACTAGGCGAATCCGAGGAGTATCAACAACTGATTGCTAACATTCACGAAGAAGAATCTTGGATTGCTGAGAAGTTAGTGTTGGTCTCCAATGATGATTATGGCGACAACCTAGCTGCTGTGCAAGGTCTGCTGAAAAAACACAAAGCTTTTGAGAATGATTTTACTGTACATAAACAAAGAGTCAGTGATATTGAAAAACAAGGAGAAGAATTAATCGCAAAG GAGAATTTCAGAGGAGATATGATAAAAGAGATTCTTCACGAACTAAATGAGAAGTTATCAGGTTTACAAAAACAAGCTGAGATCAGACATCACAAGCTTCAAGATAATTCTGCGTTCTTACAATTTAACTGGAAGGCTGACGTGGTAGAGTCATGGATAG GTGGAAAAGAAAGTTACGTTAAGGGTGATCAAGGCACGAAGGATATCTCTGCTGCTCAAACACTTTTAACTAAACAG GACACGTTTGACGCAGGTTTGCGTGCGTTTGAGAACGAGGGTATTGCACGTGTGACTGCGTTAAAAGATGAGCTTGTGAAAGCAGAACATGAACAATCACAAGCTATCATACAGAAACATGATAACTTAATGTCAAG atggcAACAACTTCTTAAAGATGCGAAAGAACGTCGAGACAGATTGATTGAACAACAAAGACATCACCAGATg GTCGAGGATTTGTTTTTGATGTTTGCAAAAAAAGCTTCTGAATTTAACAGTTGGTTTGAGAATGCTGAAGAAGACCTCACTGATCCTGTTCGATGTAACTCGGTTGACCAGATTAAG GCTTTATTAGATGCACATTCTGCGTTCCGAAAAAGTTTAGATCATCCAAAAGCTACTATTTCTCAATTAGCTGATTTGGATCAACAAATAAAAGCGTACAACATTGAAGTCAATCC GTACACATGGTTTGATATGAACGTGCTTGAAGAAACGTGGAAAAACTTGCAAGACATCATTAAA gatcGTGAAAATGAACTTGAAAAGGAGGCTCGACGTCAAGACTATAACGATGAATTGCGCCAAACCTTCGCTGAAAAAGCAAATTCTTTTTATCGATTTGTTACTGACACAAG AATGTCCATGGTTGATGTAACTGGTGTATTGGAGGATCAGCTTGTTACTTTAAAG GAGACATCAAAAGTAATCACATCAAAACGTGAAGATCTTGCTGATATTGAGGATGTGGGTGCGCAGTTAGAAGAAGCTTTGATTCTTGACAACAA GTATACCGAACATAGTACAGTTGGGCTTGCTCAGCAGTGGGATCAATTAGATCAACTTAACATGCGTATGCAGAAGAATCTCGAACATCAAATTAATGCGAAGAATATGACAGGAGTGGCTGATGAAACTCTGAAAGAATTTAACCTCATGTTTAA GCATTTTGACAAGGACAAAACAGGCTTCTTGGATCATATTGAGTTTAAATCCTGTCTTCGTTCGCTTGGTTATGACTTGCCTGTGGTCGAGGAAGGTGAAGAAGATCCAGAGTTTGAAGCTATCCTTGCAACTGTTGATCCAAATGG TGATGGTGTTGTGTCATTGAATGAGTACATGGCGTTCATGATTAGTCGTGAAACGGAAAATGTAAGATCTGCCAGTGAAGTAGAGGAAGCCTTCCGCGCCATTACCGACGGCGGTAAAATGCCATACGTCACAGAAGAAGAACTTTATCAG GCACTAACCAAAGAACAAGCCGAGTACTGTATGGAACGCATGGAAACTTACGTTGATAAAGATGGTAGAGAGTTGCTTGGTTACTTCAAATACAAAACATTCGTTGATAATCTATTCGTAGCGTAA